The following proteins come from a genomic window of Kwoniella shandongensis chromosome 7, complete sequence:
- a CDS encoding transcription elongation factor SPT4 — translation MPPKGGSRKQELRACLICSILQSTNDFLTQGCPNCEDILEMRGSAERVAECTSLMYDGMIAMIEPSESWVARWQRIDKRMRGIYAVRVTGRPPTDVIEAIEARGGVYRPRDAVED, via the exons ATGCCACCTAAAGGCGGTTCTCGAAAACAAGAGCTCAGAGCTTGTCTGATCTGTTCAATCTTACAATCGACCAATGACTTTCTCACTCAAGGTTGTCCCAATTGCGAAGACATCTTAGAG ATGAGAGGATCAGCTGAACGAGTTGCGGAATGTACTTCCCTAATGTACGACGGTATGATTGCGATGATCGAACCTTCCGAAAGCTGGGTCGCGAGATGGCAACGGATAG ACAAACGAATGCGAGGAATCTACGCTGTCAGAGTGACAGGTCGACCCCCGACCGACGTTATTGAGGCGAtagaagcaagaggaggagtcTACAGACCTCGAGATGCAGTGGAAGACTAG